One Salvia splendens isolate huo1 chromosome 12, SspV2, whole genome shotgun sequence genomic window carries:
- the LOC121757782 gene encoding subtilisin-like protease SBT5.1 — translation MACICEQAQNTMASVLQLFYIQFSFVVICCMASKPSVQPYIVYMGSSSSSSASDDDSSHLQLLSSLFPSEEGERRFLLNSYNHALKGFSAMLTETEASVLSGCDEVVSVFPDPVLRLHTTRSWDFLEAADSDSRSSFPCEQKSVDVIIGIIDTVISASDARNCIPGSLDYTKVARKIVVCMNDEANVSRRIKKLVVEDAKAKGVIIIDGDQEETSPFDAGTFPFAETGATLGSQILHYINSTKNPSATILTATEMKGLRPAPVVASFSSRGPGGLTENILKPDIMAPGVAILAATVPKIEANYGAPGKKPSAFAIKSGTSMACPHVTGAMAFIKSLHPHWSFSAIKSSLITTASTSNNIGKTVSNTSDSPANPHQVGAGEIRPIKALDPGLVIETSTTDHLYFLCYKGYKQRTIRSLSGTGNFSCPAGGAAEELISSLNYPTISIGNLSRRDGPRKVKRVATNVGSESNATYVASVDAPAGLVVKVGPSKMVFRQGAETAAFKVFFDGRRAAKGYNFGHVSWFDGSHIVRIVFAVNVV, via the exons ATGGCTTGCATTTGTGAGCAGGCACAAAACACCATGGCTTCTGTGTTGCAGCTCTTCTACATACAATTCTCCTTCGTTGTTATCTGTTGTATGGCGTCAAAACCAAGCGTTCAG CCTTACATTGTTTACATGGGGAGTTCTTCGAGTTCAAGTGCAAGCGATGATGACTCGTCCCATCTACAGCTGCTGTCATCCTTGTTCCCGAG TGAAGAGGGTGAAAGAAGATTCTTGTTGAACTCCTACAATCATGCTTTGAAGGGATTCTCTGCTATGCTTACAGAGACTGAAGCATCTGTTTTATCTG GTTGCGATGAGGTCGTGTCGGTCTTCCCTGATCCGGTTCTGAGACTCCACACGACGCGTTCCTGGGATTTTCTTGAAGCTGCAGATTCGGATTCTAGATCAAGTTTCCCTTGTGAGCAAAAGTCAGTTGATGTTATCATTGGAATCATAGACACAG TCATCTCAGCATCCGATGCTAGGAACTGCATACCGGGCTCTCTTGATTACACCAAGGTAGCTAGGAAGATCGTCGTGTGCATGAACGACGAGGCCAACGTTTCAAGGAGGATAAAGAAGCTAGTAGTGGAAGATGCCAAAGCAAAAGGGGTGATCATAATAGATGGAGATCAAGAGGAAACTTCCCCTTTTGATGCAGGCACATTTCCTTTTGCAGAAACTGGAGCAACATTAGGCTCTCAAATCCTCCACTACATCAACTCCACTAA GAATCCTAGTGCAACTATACTTACAGCTACAGAGATGAAGGGGCTGAGGCCAGCTCCAGTTGTTGCATCCTTCTCTTCGAGGGGGCCCGGGGGGCTCACCGAGAACATCCTCAAG CCAGACATCATGGCACCTGGTGTGGCGATTCTTGCAGCAACAGTGCCAAAAATAGAAGCAAACTACGGTGCACCGGGGAAGAAACCCTCTGCATTCGCCATCAAGTCCGGCACCTCAATGGCCTGCCCCCACGTCACGGGCGCCATGGCCTTCATCAAATCCTTACACCCCCACTGGAGCTTCTCCGCCATCAAGTCCTCATTGATCACAACAG CATCAACCTCAAACAACATTGGAAAAACAGTGTCAAACACCTCAGACTCTCCTGCAAATCCGCACCAAGTGGGAGCAGGGGAGATAAGGCCGATCAAAGCTCTAGACCCCGGACTAGTAATCGAGACGAGCACCACCGATCACCTCTACTTCCTCTGCTACAAGGGATACAAGCAGCGGACGATACGGTCGTTGAGCGGGACGGGCAACTTCAGCTGCCCGGCTGGAGGGGCCGCGGAGGAGCTGATCTCGAGCCTCAACTACCCGACCATCTCCATCGGCAACCTCAGCCGCCGAGACGGGCCAAGGAAGGTCAAAAGAGTGGCGACCAACGTGGGGTCGGAGAGCAACGCGACGTACGTGGCGTCGGTGGACGCGCCAGCCGGGCTGGTGGTGAAGGTGGGGCCGAGCAAGATGGTGTTCCGGCAGGGCGCGGAGACGGCGGCGTTCAAGGTTTTCTTCGATGGGAGGCGAGCGGCCAAGGGCTACAATTTCGGACATGTCTCGTGGTTTGATGGATCGCACATTGTTCGAATTGTATTTGCAGTTAACGTTGTCTga
- the LOC121759195 gene encoding 2-oxoglutarate dehydrogenase, mitochondrial-like: MAWLRAGSNVAKLAVRRTLSQTGSYVARAGAPERSRYFHATVFRSKAQSAPVPRPVPLSRLSDSFLDGTSSVYLEELQRAWEQDPNSVDESWDNFFRNFVGQAATSPGLSGQTIQESMRLLLLVRAYQVYGHLKAKIDPLGLEERSIPDDLDPALYGFTEADLDREFFIGVWRMAGFLSENRPVQTLRAILKRLEQAYCGSIGYEYMHIADREKCNWLRDKIETPTPTQYNRQRREVILDRLIWSTQFENFLAAKWTAAKRFGLEGCETLIPGMKEMFDRSADLGVESIVIGMSHRGRLNVLGNVVRKPLRQIFSEFSSGIKPVDEVGLYTGTGDVKYHLGTSYDRPTRGGKRIHLSLVANPSHLEAVDPVVVGKTRAKQYFSDDVDRTKNMGILIHGDGSFAGQGVVYETLHLSALPNYTTGGTIHIVVNNQVAFTTDPRSGRSSQYCTDVAKALSTPIFHVNGDDVEAVVHACELAAEWRQKFHTDVVVDIVCYRRFGHNEIDEPSFTQPKMYKVIRNHPSALEVYQKKLLGSGEVKKEDVDRINNKVASILNEEFISSKDYVPQRRDWLSAYWTGFKSPEQLSRIRNTGVKPEILKNVGEAITTLPGNFKPHRAVKRIFEDRAKMIETGEGIDWAVGEALAFATLLVEGNHVRLSGQDVERGTFSHRHSVVHDQETGEKYCPLDHVMMNQHEEMFTVSNSSLSEFGVLGFELGYSMENPNSLVLWEAQFGDFSNGAQVMFDQFVSSGEAKWLRQTGLVVLLPHGYDGQGPEHSSARLERFLQMSDDHPFVIPEMESTLRKQIQECNWQVVNVTTPANYFHVLRRQIHREFRKPLIVMSPKNLLRHKDCKSNLSEFDDVQGHSGFDKQGTRFKRLIKDQSDHSDLEEGIRRLVLCSGKIYYELDEERKKVGAKDVAICRVEQLCPFPYDLVQRELKRYPNAEVVWCQEEPMNMGAYSYIAPRLGTTMKTVSRGNVDDIKYVGRVPSAATATGFYQVHTKEQTGIVQEAVQPDPIS; encoded by the exons ATGGCGTGGCTTAGGGCAGGCTCTAATGTGGCAAAGCTTGCTGTTAGACGGACTTTATCTCAAACTGGTTCTTATGTAGCTCGAGCAGGGGCTCCTGAACGGAGTCGATATTTCCATGCTACTGTTTTCAGATCAAAGGCTCAATCTGCGCCTGTTCCTCGCCCTGTGCCTCTCTCCAGATTGAGTGACAGCTTTCTAGATGGAACGAGTAGTGTTTATCTTGAGGAGTTACAGAGAGCGTGGGAGCAGGATCCCAATAGTGTCGATGAATCATGGGACAATTTTTTCAGAAACTTTGTTGGCCAGGCCGCCACATCTCCTGGCCTTTCTGGCCAAACAATTCAAGAGAGTATGCGGCTGTTGTTGCTAGTGAGAGCTTACCAGGTTTATGGTCACCTGAAAGCCAAGATAGATCCATTGGGTTTGGAAGAGAGATCGATTCCTGATGATCTAGATCCAGCACTTTATGGTTTTACAGAAGCTGATCTTGACAGAGAGTTCTTCATTGGTGTATGGAGAATGGCAGGGTTTTTGTCGGAGAACCGCCCCGTGCAAACCTTAAGGGCGATATTGAAAAGACTAGAACAAGCTTACTGTGGAAGTATAGGCTACGAGTACATGCATATTGCTGATCGTGAAAAGTGTAATTGGTTGAGAGACAAAATTGAGACTCCGACGCCTACTCAATATAATCGACAGCGACGTGAGGTGATCCTTGACAGGCTCATCTGGAGTACCCAATTTGAGAACTTTTTGGCTGCCAAGTGGACTGCAGCCAAAAGGTTTGGGCTTGAAGGTTGTGAGACATTGATTCCTGGTATGAAGGAAATGTTTGATAGGTCAGCAGATCTTGGAGTGGAGAGCATTGTGATTGGAATGTCGCATAGAGGAAGATTAAATGTTCTGGGTAATGTTGTTCGAAAACCTCTGCGGCAGATCTTCAGCGAGTTTAGTAGTGGTATAAAGCCTGTGGATGAAGTTGGACTATACACTGGGACTGGTGATGTCAAATATCATCTTGGAACTTCTTATGATCGCCCGACAAGGGGTGGTAAGAGAATTCACTTGTCATTAGTTGCAAATCCTAGCCACTTGGAAGCAGTGGACCCTGTTGTGGTTGGAAAGACTAGGGCCAAACAATATTTCTCTGATGATGTCGACAGAACAAAAAACATGGGTATTTTGATTCATGGTGACGGAAGCTTTGCTGGACAAGGGGTTGTCTACGAGACCTTGCATCTTAGTGCTCTTCCAAACTACACTACTGGTGGGACCATTCACATTGTAGTGAACAATCAAGTGGCTTTCACTACTGACCCAAGATCAGGAAGATCCTCTCAATACTGCACGGATGTTGCCAAAGCTCTTAGCACTCCTATTTTTCATGTCAACGGTGATGATGTGGAAGCCGTTGTTCATGCCTGTGAACTTGCTGCTGAGTGGCGTCAGAAATTTCATACTGATGTTGTAGTTGATATTGTATGCTACCGTCGATTTGGGCACAATGAAATTGATGAGCCATCCTTTACTCAACCTAAAATGTACAAG GTTATAAGGAATCACCCTTCAGCACTTGAGGTTTACCAAAAGAAGCTTCTGGGGTCTGGCGAGGTTAAAAAAGAAGATGTTGATCGGATAAATAACAAAGTCGCATCAATTCTGAATGAAGAATTTATTTCCAGCAAAGACTATGTGCCTCAAAGAAGGGACTGGCTTTCAGCGTACTGGACTGGGTTCAAGTCTCCTGAACAGCTTTCACGCATTCGCAACACTGG GGTCAAGCCagagattttgaagaatgttggTGAGGCTATCACCACCCTCCCAGGAAATTTCAAACCCCATAGAGCAGTTAAAAGGATTTTTGAAGATCGTGCAAAAATGATTGAGACAGGAGAGGGCATTGACTGGGCAGTTGGTGAAGCCCTTGCATTTGCAACATTGCTTGTAGAGGGAAATCATGTTAGGTTGAGTGGGCAAGATGTCGAGCGAGGTACTTTTAGCCATAGGCATTCTGTTGTTCATGATCAGGAAACAGGGGAAAAATACTGCCCTCTAGATCATGTTATGATGAACCAACATGAAGAGATGTTTACTGTGAGCAACAG CTCTCTTTCCGAGTTTGGAGTTTTGGGGTTTGAATTAGGCTATTCAATGGAAAATCCAAATTCTCTGGTACTATGGGAAGCCCAGTTTGGTGATTTTTCCAATGGCGCCCAGGTGATGTTTGACCAATTTGTGAGCAGTGGAGAAGCCAAATGGCTGCGTCAAACAGGATTAGTTGTCCTTCTACCTCATGGGTATGATGGGCAAGGTCCAGAACACTCAAGTGCTCGATTAGAACGCTTCCTTCAG ATGAGTGATGATCATCCCTTTGTCATACCTGAGATGGAATCAACCCTCAGGAAACAGATTCAGGAATGCAACTGGCAGGTGGTGAATGTGACTACACCTGCAAACTATTTCCACGTTCTGCGGCGGCAA ATACACAGAGAATTCCGCAAACCCCTCATTGTGATGTCGCCAAAGAACTTGCTACGTCACAAGGACTGCAAATCTAATTTGTCAGAGTTTGATGATGTTCAAGGCCACTCAGGTTTTGACAAGCAAGGAACCAGATTTAAACGCCTAATCAAGGACCAAAGTGATCACTCGGATCTTGAGGAGGGCATTAGACGTTTGGTTCTTTGCTCCGGAAAG ATATACTATGAGCTTGACGAAGAGAGGAAAAAGGTTGGTGCAAAGGATGTCGCAATCTGTAGGGTGGAGCAGCTTTGCCCCTTCCCATATGACCTCGTCCAACGTGAGCTCAAGAGATATCCAA ATGCCGAAGTTGTCTGGTGCCAGGAAGAGCCAATGAATATGGGGGCATACAGCTACATAGCACCTCGCCTTGGCACTACAATGAAAACTGTGAGCAGAGGTAACGTGGATGACATCAAGTACGTAGGACGTGTTCCGTCCGCTGCCACTGCCACCGGCTTTTACCAAGTCCACACGAAAGAGCAAACCGGAATAGTCCAGGAAGCCGTGCAGCCTGATCCCATCAGTTGA